The proteins below come from a single Lactobacillus johnsonii genomic window:
- the treR gene encoding trehalose operon repressor, producing MAQSKVGVIAQDLVDKIKHQQYQPGDYLPSEHQLMDLYGASRETIRKALNSLTDLGLIQKIRGKGSIVLNLDRYTFPISGITSFAELNNQLGLKAETKVLLLQKEDKLPAQFIKYFPEEENSIGFHLERLRLIGGQADVLDCDYLLSPPVNSLPQEAAETSIYDYLENKQKLDISYATKEISVCKVDKRIQDLLQLDNDLAVLVASRNYLANTTKFQLTLSYHRPDKFKFIDFARRKKIKF from the coding sequence ATGGCTCAATCTAAAGTTGGAGTAATCGCCCAAGACTTAGTTGATAAAATCAAACATCAACAATATCAGCCTGGCGACTATCTCCCAAGTGAACATCAATTAATGGATTTATATGGCGCTTCTCGTGAGACAATTCGAAAAGCTCTTAACAGCTTAACTGACCTAGGACTGATCCAAAAAATTAGAGGAAAAGGTTCAATTGTATTGAATTTAGATCGTTATACTTTTCCAATTTCCGGAATTACTAGTTTTGCGGAATTGAATAACCAATTAGGATTAAAAGCTGAGACAAAAGTATTACTTCTACAAAAAGAAGATAAATTACCAGCGCAATTTATAAAGTATTTTCCTGAAGAAGAAAATAGCATCGGTTTTCATCTTGAACGATTACGTTTAATAGGTGGGCAGGCAGATGTATTGGATTGTGACTATTTACTCTCCCCTCCAGTTAATTCTCTTCCACAGGAAGCTGCTGAGACTTCTATCTATGACTATTTAGAAAATAAACAAAAATTAGATATTTCATACGCAACAAAAGAAATTTCTGTCTGCAAAGTTGATAAAAGAATTCAAGACTTACTTCAACTCGACAATGATCTTGCAGTTTTAGTTGCAAGCCGTAATTACTTAGCTAATACAACTAAATTTCAATTAACTTTGTCTTATCACAGACCCGATAAGTTCAAATTTATTGATTTTGCTCGTAGAAAAAAGATTAAGTTTTAG
- a CDS encoding DUF4097 family beta strand repeat-containing protein → MIFEKLFSKENKKDEIVRVKISDEEFNELKIKLSSGDVTVEQGERFAVNFIGKRHYLPIVQLENGKLQLKQRINLIDNGEAHLKVFVPADVTLDRLDVQTNSGDIEIVDTKVEKAYLKSTEGRVRVRRVAIAESLLESTDGNVTVRNSDLADGKLATYDGEIKVSGSTLSQISLNVTDGDMNLTDVTIDGGSANLKAGNFTLDHAVFKSDYEINNIEGNNTVWSANLKYARVRTANGLNNISFDPQPSGVILTMTTVDGDNVVE, encoded by the coding sequence ATGATCTTTGAAAAGCTTTTTTCTAAAGAAAATAAAAAAGATGAGATTGTTAGGGTAAAAATAAGTGACGAAGAATTCAACGAATTGAAAATAAAATTAAGTAGCGGGGATGTAACAGTTGAACAAGGAGAACGTTTTGCAGTTAACTTTATAGGTAAACGGCACTACTTACCTATTGTTCAATTGGAAAATGGAAAGTTACAGCTTAAGCAGAGAATTAATTTAATTGATAATGGTGAAGCGCATCTTAAAGTCTTTGTACCAGCAGATGTAACTTTAGATAGGCTTGATGTTCAAACTAATAGTGGTGATATTGAAATTGTTGATACCAAAGTGGAAAAAGCATATCTTAAATCGACTGAGGGAAGAGTTAGAGTAAGACGTGTTGCAATTGCTGAATCTCTTCTAGAATCGACAGATGGTAATGTAACCGTGAGAAACAGCGATTTAGCTGATGGGAAGCTTGCTACATATGATGGAGAAATTAAAGTCTCAGGATCTACCTTATCTCAAATTTCATTGAATGTTACCGATGGAGACATGAATTTAACTGACGTAACTATTGATGGTGGAAGTGCAAACTTAAAGGCTGGTAATTTCACCTTAGATCATGCTGTCTTTAAGAGCGATTATGAGATTAATAATATTGAAGGGAATAATACTGTCTGGAGTGCAAATTTAAAGTACGCCCGTGTCAGGACAGCTAATGGACTAAATAATATTTCATTTGATCCGCAACCATCTGGAGTGATCTTAACAATGACAACAGTAGATGGAGATAATGTGGTGGAATAG
- a CDS encoding amino acid ABC transporter permease, giving the protein MENFIHAYSWINIRFLLQGLWVTIYVSLISIALSFVLGLVFGFIRYVKIKYLSAIVGFVIDIIRNLPLLLIIFFTYFGLPELGIITNPTVASIIALVVFEGAMLAEIVRSGIAAVDPGQMEGARSNGMTYMQAMYHVIIPQALNKMIPSLLSQFVSLVKDTSLATIIVLPELLFHAQIIYSQNTTYLIPMYVIIAIMYFIVCFSLSMVAKHLQSKY; this is encoded by the coding sequence ATGGAAAACTTTATTCATGCATATTCTTGGATTAACATTCGCTTTCTCTTACAAGGTTTGTGGGTGACCATATATGTATCTTTGATCTCAATTGCTTTAAGTTTTGTATTAGGACTAGTATTTGGTTTTATCCGTTACGTGAAAATTAAATATCTTTCAGCAATTGTTGGATTTGTAATTGATATTATTAGAAACCTACCGCTATTGTTAATTATCTTCTTTACGTATTTTGGATTACCAGAATTAGGGATTATTACCAATCCAACGGTTGCTTCTATTATTGCCTTGGTAGTATTTGAAGGGGCAATGCTAGCTGAAATTGTGAGAAGTGGGATTGCTGCTGTTGATCCAGGCCAAATGGAAGGTGCTCGGTCAAACGGTATGACATATATGCAGGCAATGTATCATGTAATTATTCCGCAAGCCCTCAATAAGATGATTCCATCACTTTTATCACAATTTGTTTCATTAGTTAAGGATACGTCTTTAGCAACAATTATTGTTTTGCCGGAATTATTATTCCATGCACAAATTATTTATAGTCAAAATACTACTTACTTAATTCCAATGTATGTAATTATTGCGATTATGTACTTCATTGTTTGTTTCTCACTTTCAATGGTTGCTAAGCATTTACAAAGTAAATATTAA
- the treC gene encoding alpha,alpha-phosphotrehalase, whose amino-acid sequence MNNLGNKVIYQIYPKSFYDSNNDGIGDLRGIIQKIDYIKKLNVDFIWFNPFFVSPQNDNGYDIANYKKIDPRFGTMADFEELVAKLKDINVNVMLDMVLNHCSTEHEWFKKALAGDKKYQKFFYLRKGKDGKLPNNWQSKFGGPAWSKFGDTDYYYLHLYDPTQADLDWHNPEVRAALIDVVNFWRSKGVHGFRFDVINVTGKDTVLVDSTDPVQEKSLYTDTPVVQQYLKELNAKSFGQDPESVTVGEMSSTTIENSIAYTRPQDHELSMVFTFHHLKVDYKNGEKWSKMPFDFKKLKDIMLTWNSKIDQGGGWQALFWNNHDQPWALNRFGDIGKYHDKSAEVLALALHLLRGTPYIYMGEEIGMMDPHYTSMKDYVDIEALNAYDALIAKGMHEKEAFEIVQSKARDNSRVPMHWDNSKYAGFSESKPWLMPTDQDKVNVEKELREGEIFNFYQKLIKLRKSEELISAGHIKPLLMDHPQVMAYERHLDNSDEKLLVFANFYGKETKVEVPTEYIDRDGEILIQNYDEEIVTLSSTLELKPYEALAIKI is encoded by the coding sequence ATGAATAATTTAGGCAATAAAGTAATTTACCAAATTTATCCAAAATCTTTTTATGACTCAAATAATGATGGCATCGGTGATTTACGTGGAATTATCCAAAAAATTGACTATATTAAGAAGCTAAACGTAGACTTTATTTGGTTCAATCCTTTTTTTGTTTCCCCGCAAAATGATAACGGCTATGACATCGCCAATTATAAAAAAATTGATCCTCGCTTTGGAACTATGGCCGACTTTGAAGAATTAGTGGCTAAACTAAAAGATATAAATGTTAATGTCATGCTTGATATGGTCTTAAACCACTGTTCTACTGAACATGAATGGTTCAAAAAGGCTCTTGCTGGTGATAAAAAATATCAAAAATTCTTCTATCTCAGAAAAGGTAAAGATGGAAAGTTGCCTAACAATTGGCAATCTAAATTTGGTGGCCCTGCCTGGTCAAAATTTGGTGACACAGATTATTACTACCTCCACCTTTATGATCCAACTCAAGCAGATCTTGACTGGCACAATCCAGAGGTTCGCGCTGCCTTAATTGATGTAGTAAACTTTTGGCGCAGTAAAGGTGTTCACGGTTTCCGCTTTGACGTAATTAATGTAACAGGAAAAGATACTGTCCTAGTTGATTCAACTGATCCAGTCCAAGAAAAATCACTCTATACTGATACTCCAGTAGTGCAGCAATATCTAAAAGAATTAAACGCTAAGTCCTTTGGTCAAGATCCAGAGTCTGTCACTGTTGGAGAAATGTCCTCTACTACAATTGAAAATTCAATTGCTTATACTCGTCCCCAAGATCATGAACTCTCAATGGTATTTACTTTCCACCATCTCAAAGTTGACTACAAAAATGGAGAAAAGTGGTCAAAGATGCCTTTTGATTTCAAAAAATTAAAAGACATTATGCTTACTTGGAACAGCAAAATTGACCAAGGTGGCGGTTGGCAAGCTCTATTTTGGAACAATCATGATCAACCTTGGGCTTTAAATCGGTTTGGCGATATCGGTAAATATCATGACAAATCTGCTGAAGTGTTAGCTCTCGCTCTTCACCTACTGCGCGGAACACCTTATATCTACATGGGTGAAGAAATCGGTATGATGGATCCACACTATACTTCGATGAAAGATTATGTTGATATTGAGGCACTAAATGCATATGATGCACTCATTGCTAAAGGGATGCATGAAAAAGAAGCTTTTGAAATCGTTCAATCAAAAGCTCGTGATAATTCAAGAGTCCCAATGCATTGGGATAATTCTAAATATGCTGGTTTTAGTGAAAGTAAGCCTTGGCTGATGCCAACTGACCAAGACAAGGTGAATGTTGAAAAGGAATTACGTGAAGGAGAAATATTTAATTTTTACCAAAAGTTAATTAAACTTAGAAAAAGCGAAGAATTAATTTCAGCTGGTCACATTAAGCCACTTTTGATGGATCATCCCCAGGTTATGGCATATGAACGCCACTTAGATAACTCTGACGAAAAATTATTAGTCTTTGCTAACTTCTATGGCAAAGAAACAAAGGTTGAAGTTCCTACGGAATATATAGATCGTGACGGTGAAATTTTAATTCAAAATTATGATGAAGAGATTGTTACTCTTTCTTCAACACTTGAGTTAAAGCCATATGAAGCTTTAGCAATTAAAATATAG
- the udk gene encoding uridine kinase — protein MQSKRPIIIGIAGGSGSGKTTIAHEIYDQLQQDDHILIMTQDSYYKNNDNLSMADRKKINYDHPDAFDMPLLVEQLRQLMDYKAVEMPVYDFTAHTRSEKTIHTEPADIIILEGILVLGEENLRDLMSIKVFVDTDDDIRFIRRLERDTQERGRSVKSVINQYLATVKPMYNQFIEPTKRYADIIVPEGGENDVAIDMLTTKIRSVLSTVK, from the coding sequence GTGCAAAGTAAACGCCCTATTATCATTGGAATTGCTGGTGGTTCTGGTAGTGGTAAAACAACCATCGCTCATGAAATTTATGACCAATTACAACAAGACGACCATATCTTAATTATGACGCAAGATTCTTACTACAAGAACAACGACAACTTATCAATGGCAGACCGTAAAAAAATCAACTACGACCATCCTGATGCCTTTGACATGCCCCTTCTTGTTGAACAATTACGTCAATTAATGGACTATAAGGCAGTTGAAATGCCAGTTTATGACTTTACCGCTCATACAAGAAGTGAAAAGACAATTCACACTGAACCGGCTGATATTATTATCTTAGAAGGTATTCTAGTTTTAGGCGAAGAGAATTTACGTGATTTAATGAGTATTAAAGTATTTGTAGATACTGATGATGATATTCGTTTTATCAGAAGATTAGAGCGTGATACACAAGAACGTGGCCGTTCTGTAAAATCAGTAATTAATCAATACTTAGCAACAGTTAAGCCAATGTATAATCAGTTCATTGAACCAACTAAGCGTTATGCTGATATCATTGTTCCAGAAGGTGGAGAAAATGATGTTGCTATCGATATGCTTACTACGAAAATTCGCTCAGTTTTAAGTACAGTCAAATAA
- a CDS encoding RNA-guided endonuclease InsQ/TnpB family protein yields the protein MIKTQVVKLKVNKTMQKHLDNLCDYRRYCWNKGLETWQLMYEAHTLNKKDNPSPNERRVRDELVAKKEDWQYELSARCLQLVVKDLANAWKNFFDKAQSDWGKPSFKSKKAPRQSFKTDRAKIVNGKLRLDKPRSVSKEDWFDLSSYGALKMSEVKVVSIFKEKNAYYAALPYEEKIEYKSKTHQKTAVDVNVGHFNYTDGQINVLPVKLQKLYKRIKHYQRMLARKREINGKSAIKSNNYSAVRTKLQRDYRKVANIQNDLLQKFTTKLVDNYDQIVIEDLAVKDMMMTHVASKGMQRSLFSKFRQILTYKCDWYGKELILADKTYPSTQRCAKCGYVKTGDEKITLQGNQKHGTKHNEYICYKCDYSNDRDENAVLNLLALAR from the coding sequence ATGATTAAAACACAAGTAGTTAAGCTAAAAGTTAATAAAACAATGCAAAAGCATCTTGATAATTTGTGCGACTATCGTAGGTATTGCTGGAACAAAGGATTAGAAACTTGGCAATTAATGTATGAAGCTCATACATTAAATAAAAAAGATAATCCTAGCCCTAATGAACGCAGGGTCCGTGATGAATTAGTAGCTAAGAAAGAAGATTGGCAGTATGAATTATCTGCACGTTGTCTTCAATTAGTGGTTAAAGATTTGGCTAATGCTTGGAAGAACTTCTTTGATAAGGCTCAATCTGATTGGGGTAAGCCTAGTTTCAAATCAAAGAAAGCCCCTAGACAAAGCTTTAAAACTGATCGAGCTAAGATTGTTAATGGCAAGCTTCGACTTGATAAACCTAGAAGTGTCTCAAAAGAAGATTGGTTTGATTTGTCTAGTTATGGGGCCTTAAAGATGAGTGAAGTTAAAGTAGTAAGTATCTTCAAAGAAAAAAACGCTTATTATGCGGCTCTTCCCTATGAAGAAAAGATTGAATATAAATCTAAAACTCATCAAAAGACAGCAGTTGATGTCAATGTCGGTCACTTTAATTACACAGATGGACAAATCAATGTTTTGCCTGTTAAACTGCAAAAACTATATAAACGTATCAAGCATTATCAAAGGATGCTAGCCCGTAAAAGAGAAATTAATGGGAAATCAGCTATTAAATCAAATAATTACTCTGCAGTGAGAACCAAACTGCAAAGAGATTATCGCAAGGTAGCTAATATTCAAAATGATCTTTTACAGAAGTTTACTACTAAGCTTGTAGATAATTACGACCAAATCGTAATTGAAGACTTAGCAGTCAAAGACATGATGATGACGCACGTAGCTTCAAAAGGTATGCAGAGGTCTTTATTTAGTAAGTTTAGACAGATATTAACTTATAAGTGTGATTGGTATGGCAAAGAATTAATCTTAGCTGATAAAACATATCCATCAACACAAAGATGCGCTAAATGCGGATACGTCAAAACGGGTGATGAAAAAATTACTTTGCAAGGCAATCAAAAGCATGGCACCAAACATAATGAGTATATCTGTTATAAGTGTGATTACAGTAATGATCGAGATGAAAATGCAGTTTTAAACCTTTTAGCTTTAGCAAGATAA
- a CDS encoding IS3-like element IS1223 family transposase (programmed frameshift): protein MTKYSTELKIEIVSKYLNHEDSIKGLAKRYNIHWTLIRRWIDKAKCQGLAALSVKHTKTTYSSDFRLNVVRYYLTHSIGVSKVAAKFNISDSQVYNWAKKFNEEGYAGLLPKQKGRPRKVPKKSKKTTKKLELSEKQKYEEKILKQEAELERLRVENLGLKKSGCPISTLSNKQKTQLIQDIRAKHHQIKLKVLFKVLKLNRKTYYDNVKNRINQADKYALVKEKIQEIYYGYEGQETYGYRPMWGALRDEGFKLSLETVRKLMRSLGIKTTIYHKNTGKYSSYKGNVGKKAPNILNQTFDETIPYKVLHTDVTEYKLTSGKKVYISPVVDEASLEILACAVSYSPEMKTIYNMLDELADNLPPGAAPILHSDQGFQYQNPGYQARLKKMNIIQSMSRKGNCHDNAPGETIFNLMKREKLNRLKIGSLEEMKEILKDYIYWFNNVRRSNKLKYTTPVKYRNRVLSNL from the exons ATGACCAAATATTCGACTGAATTAAAAATTGAAATTGTTTCCAAATATTTAAATCATGAAGATTCAATAAAAGGTTTAGCTAAACGATATAATATTCATTGGACTCTTATTCGTAGATGGATTGATAAGGCTAAGTGTCAAGGTTTAGCTGCCTTATCTGTTAAACATACTAAAACTACTTATTCTTCTGACTTTAGGCTAAATGTGGTACGCTACTATTTAACACATTCTATTGGAGTTTCAAAGGTAGCGGCTAAGTTTAATATTAGTGATTCTCAAGTATACAATTGGGCTAAAAAGTTCAATGAAGAAGGATATGCTGGGCTGCTGCCTAAACAGAAAGGTCGGCCTAGGAAAGTGCCTAAAAAGAGTAAGAAGACAACTAAAAAGTTAGAACTTAGTGAAAAGCAAAAGTATGAAGAAAAAATTCTTAAGCAGGAAGCTGAATTAGAAAGACTTAGAGTGGAAAATCTTG GTCTTAAAAAAAGTGGCTGCCCGATATCCACGTTATCCAACAAACAAAAAACACAATTAATACAGGATATTCGGGCAAAACACCATCAAATTAAACTTAAGGTCTTATTTAAAGTGCTCAAATTAAATAGAAAGACTTACTATGACAATGTAAAAAATAGAATTAATCAAGCTGATAAGTATGCTTTAGTAAAAGAGAAGATTCAAGAAATCTATTATGGCTATGAAGGACAAGAAACATATGGTTATCGTCCTATGTGGGGAGCGTTAAGAGATGAAGGATTTAAACTTTCTCTAGAAACAGTACGTAAGTTAATGAGAAGTTTAGGAATAAAAACAACAATTTATCATAAAAATACTGGTAAATATAGTTCGTATAAGGGTAATGTAGGAAAGAAAGCACCAAATATCCTAAATCAAACTTTTGATGAAACAATCCCCTATAAAGTTCTTCATACCGATGTAACTGAATATAAACTAACTAGCGGCAAGAAAGTTTATATTTCTCCTGTAGTAGATGAGGCTTCTTTGGAGATTCTAGCTTGTGCAGTAAGTTATTCTCCTGAAATGAAAACTATTTATAATATGCTAGATGAACTAGCAGATAATCTTCCACCAGGAGCTGCTCCTATCCTTCATTCAGATCAAGGCTTTCAATATCAGAATCCAGGCTATCAGGCTCGACTAAAGAAAATGAATATAATCCAAAGCATGTCCCGAAAAGGAAATTGTCATGATAATGCACCAGGAGAAACGATATTTAATTTAATGAAGAGAGAAAAACTGAATCGACTTAAGATTGGAAGTTTAGAAGAGATGAAGGAAATTCTGAAAGATTATATTTATTGGTTTAACAATGTTAGAAGATCAAACAAATTAAAATACACGACTCCTGTAAAATACAGAAATCGTGTATTATCAAATCTTTAA
- a CDS encoding sensor histidine kinase translates to MLLVYSFLMLISGVTDLWIFFRVSQIAASKKNILILGGVLLLLPIVCVGIVQLATFLEILFFIFYFRKSKEKDVAVGSILIVGVVDSIIDILNSILMELLHIEDIIYLDLLVQISIIILAVFIIETLYKFLYSYLMSENHNVFIGLLIYLYVSTTLTMIFYAQTKKVTSLSIFFTIFVLIQIVFAIATYVELINIQKHLLKKSQQDKLIKEQKQLQEYTRYLEESEDELRAFRHDYRNMFNSLKISAQEGDTKELIQKLDEYTKTNLNAKAFEKYRNVNHIKVKSLKSIIIAKLTEMYGSKIPYNFECRDDITKIPNNINELDLVRIIGISCDNAIEESKALLKQNKKAHIEIMISSNEDGEFEYEIQNKRRDSEISLKQIQQRGYSTKKSHSGMGLANINSIKNKYENMTISYEIPKGYFDFYLVIEPEELINS, encoded by the coding sequence ATGTTGTTAGTTTATAGCTTTTTAATGCTTATTTCTGGAGTAACCGATTTATGGATATTTTTTAGAGTTTCTCAAATTGCAGCTAGTAAAAAAAATATTTTGATTCTCGGTGGAGTGTTATTATTACTTCCTATTGTATGTGTAGGCATTGTTCAACTAGCTACTTTTTTAGAAATTTTATTTTTTATATTTTATTTTAGAAAAAGTAAAGAAAAAGACGTGGCTGTTGGATCAATTTTGATTGTGGGAGTTGTAGATTCTATAATAGATATATTAAATAGCATTTTAATGGAACTTTTGCATATTGAGGATATAATTTATCTTGATTTATTGGTCCAAATTAGCATTATAATTCTTGCAGTTTTTATTATTGAAACATTATATAAGTTTCTTTACTCATATTTAATGAGTGAAAATCACAATGTGTTTATAGGACTATTGATCTATCTATATGTTTCCACTACTTTAACAATGATTTTTTATGCGCAAACTAAGAAGGTTACATCATTAAGTATATTTTTTACAATTTTTGTATTAATTCAAATAGTTTTTGCTATAGCGACTTACGTGGAACTAATAAATATTCAAAAGCATCTTTTGAAAAAGTCCCAACAAGACAAACTAATAAAAGAGCAAAAACAACTTCAAGAATACACGCGATACTTAGAAGAGAGCGAAGATGAACTGCGTGCTTTTCGCCATGATTATCGAAATATGTTTAATTCATTAAAAATCAGTGCACAAGAGGGAGATACGAAGGAACTAATTCAAAAACTAGACGAATATACTAAGACTAATTTAAATGCCAAAGCATTTGAAAAGTATAGAAATGTTAATCACATTAAAGTAAAATCTTTGAAAAGCATTATTATTGCTAAGTTAACAGAAATGTATGGATCAAAAATCCCATATAATTTCGAATGTAGAGATGATATTACTAAAATCCCTAACAATATTAATGAATTGGATTTAGTTAGAATTATTGGCATCAGTTGTGATAATGCAATTGAAGAAAGTAAAGCATTATTGAAACAGAATAAAAAAGCTCATATTGAAATTATGATTAGTTCAAATGAGGATGGCGAATTTGAATATGAAATTCAGAATAAAAGAAGAGATTCAGAAATTTCACTTAAACAAATCCAGCAACGTGGTTATTCAACGAAGAAAAGTCACTCTGGCATGGGTTTAGCCAATATTAATAGTATTAAGAATAAATATGAAAATATGACGATTTCTTATGAGATACCGAAGGGATACTTTGATTTCTATCTCGTAATTGAACCAGAGGAGCTAATTAACAGTTAA
- a CDS encoding glucose PTS transporter subunit IIA encodes MVQDTTNLLAPATGAVIALAKTSDPIFSQGTMGDGFGLTPTIGKVVAPVSGKISMVADTKHAVGIVTEEGLEVLVHMGVDTVGLKGAPFTIKIENSQEVKAGQEIAEMNLDEIKAKGLDTTIMVLITNSADKLSGLDVTEGEAKAGEVVATAYLKEAGAEDTSSKKLSYPELATFIIKNVGGKDNVNNVIHCITRLRFYLKDESKANDEALKNQRGILDVMHASGQYQVVIGNEVTNVFDKVVKQLGPLDSEAAPAAEDDGKNPVSRAFGNLIGFITGSMSPIIGVIAAAGIIKGILALLTLPQLGSLLSVKSTAYITTSAIADSAFFFLPILVGYCAAKRLNSDPIIAAVIGGVLVYPQLVDWGKAFKTMFEIGGIKFEFLNYTYSIFPMILAAWLAKKCEDWLKKWLPSYLQMIFIPLITVLVVSALTLMVTGPIIQGVANGIAVFINWLVHASGWVGGFIIGGFYQVLVIFGLHWGVVPLVAQQIAGTGESALNAIICSSMIAQGAAVLAVAIKSKKEDLKELGFASTISAMCGVTEPAVYGISLRYKKVFISGCIGSAFGGLVTGLMHGTMYGFTGGLIGFSSFFNPKHPTDLSSFYTFLIASAVTIVVSFIVTWVWGYNDKMVQGAKVAKKKRPGSK; translated from the coding sequence ATGGTACAAGATACTACTAATTTATTAGCTCCAGCAACTGGAGCGGTTATTGCTTTGGCTAAAACTTCCGATCCAATCTTTTCACAGGGAACAATGGGGGATGGGTTTGGATTAACTCCAACTATTGGAAAGGTTGTAGCACCTGTTTCAGGGAAAATCAGTATGGTTGCTGACACTAAACATGCTGTTGGTATCGTAACTGAAGAAGGACTAGAAGTGTTAGTTCATATGGGTGTGGACACCGTTGGCTTAAAGGGAGCTCCATTTACCATTAAGATTGAAAATAGTCAGGAAGTTAAGGCTGGCCAAGAAATTGCTGAAATGAACTTAGATGAAATTAAAGCCAAAGGATTAGATACAACAATTATGGTTTTAATTACTAATTCAGCAGATAAGCTTTCAGGACTAGATGTAACTGAAGGTGAAGCAAAAGCTGGTGAAGTAGTAGCAACTGCATACTTGAAAGAAGCAGGAGCTGAGGATACTTCAAGCAAAAAGTTATCTTATCCAGAATTAGCTACCTTTATTATTAAAAATGTTGGAGGTAAGGATAATGTTAATAATGTGATTCACTGTATTACACGTTTGCGTTTTTACTTAAAGGATGAAAGTAAAGCAAATGATGAAGCTTTGAAAAATCAGCGTGGAATTTTAGATGTAATGCATGCTTCGGGTCAATATCAAGTGGTAATCGGTAATGAGGTTACTAATGTTTTTGATAAAGTAGTTAAACAATTAGGACCGTTAGATAGTGAAGCAGCACCAGCTGCAGAAGATGATGGTAAAAATCCAGTTTCAAGAGCTTTTGGTAATCTAATTGGCTTTATTACTGGTTCAATGAGTCCAATTATTGGGGTAATTGCTGCAGCTGGTATTATTAAGGGTATATTAGCCCTCCTAACTCTTCCTCAATTAGGGAGTTTGCTTAGTGTAAAGAGTACAGCTTATATTACAACTAGTGCAATCGCTGATTCCGCATTCTTCTTCCTACCAATTTTAGTAGGATATTGTGCAGCTAAAAGATTAAATTCTGATCCAATTATTGCCGCAGTTATTGGTGGTGTGCTTGTTTATCCGCAATTAGTTGATTGGGGTAAAGCTTTCAAGACCATGTTTGAAATTGGCGGAATTAAGTTTGAGTTTTTGAACTACACGTACTCAATTTTCCCAATGATTTTAGCTGCATGGCTTGCTAAAAAATGTGAAGATTGGCTTAAAAAGTGGCTACCATCATACTTACAAATGATTTTTATTCCATTAATTACTGTTCTAGTTGTATCAGCATTAACTTTGATGGTAACTGGTCCAATTATTCAAGGTGTTGCCAACGGTATTGCTGTCTTCATTAACTGGTTAGTTCATGCATCTGGCTGGGTTGGCGGATTCATTATTGGTGGTTTCTACCAAGTATTGGTTATCTTTGGTCTTCACTGGGGTGTTGTGCCACTTGTTGCTCAACAAATTGCTGGAACTGGTGAAAGTGCATTAAACGCAATTATTTGTTCATCAATGATTGCCCAAGGTGCTGCAGTATTAGCTGTTGCTATTAAGTCTAAGAAAGAAGACTTAAAGGAATTAGGTTTTGCTTCAACAATTTCTGCAATGTGCGGTGTAACAGAACCAGCCGTTTATGGTATTAGTTTAAGATATAAGAAAGTATTTATTTCTGGATGTATCGGTTCTGCCTTTGGTGGATTAGTTACTGGCTTAATGCACGGAACAATGTATGGCTTTACTGGTGGTTTGATTGGATTCTCATCATTCTTCAATCCAAAACATCCAACTGATTTATCTAGTTTCTACACATTCTTAATTGCTAGTGCTGTAACTATTGTAGTTTCATTTATTGTAACTTGGGTATGGGGCTACAATGACAAGATGGTACAAGGTGCTAAGGTAGCAAAGAAGAAGAGGCCAGGTAGTAAGTAA